In Molothrus aeneus isolate 106 unplaced genomic scaffold, BPBGC_Maene_1.0 scaffold_36, whole genome shotgun sequence, one genomic interval encodes:
- the LOC136570722 gene encoding serine/threonine-protein kinase pim-1-like, translated as MASRGGAGQGLPEARRSIGPADGIAVPPQHKGALVPLELALLWKVSRPGFSSVVRLLDWFEVPEGFALLMERPQRCQHLRYFLHERRFLTEPVARGLFRQVLEAMGHCSSRGVLHRHIKAENVLVNLATGEAKLIDFCCGTILQDTFYTRMSGTQEYSPPEWILFGCYHGQPATIWSLGILLYELLCGHLPFHTNEDIVRGQLFFPPRVSQECQHLIRWCLCMEPTDRPALADLFEHSWLQEPCLAQETAEMPPCAQEDPGAQQAAAARVSWRWKKTPERFPAAAARRRERSRGDAASAGPRELWRERLRAALPIGEVVAVR; from the exons atggcgagccgcggcggggccgggcaggggctgcccgaGGCGCGGCGCAGCATCGGCCCCGCTGATGGCATCGCGGTCCCCCCGCAGCACAAGGGCGCccttgtgcccctggagctggcgctGCTGTGGAAGGTGTCGCGGCCTGGCTTCTCCAGCGTCGTGAGGCTCCTGGACTGGTTCGAGGTGCCTGAGGGCTTCGCGCTGCTCATGGAGCGTCCGCAGCGCTGTCAGCACCTCAGGTACTTCCTGCACGAGCGGCGGTTCCTGACGGAGCCCGTGGCGCGGGGGCTGTtccgccaggtgctggaggccatggggcactgcagcagccgcgGCGTCCTGCACCGCCACATCAAGGCCGAGAACGTCCTCGTCAACCTGGCCACGGGCGAGGCGAAGCTCATCGACTTCTGCTGCGGCACGATCCTCCAGGACACATTCTACACCCGGATGTCAG GAACGCAGGAGTACAGCCCACCGGAGTGGATCCTCTTTGGCTGCTaccatggccagccagccaccatctggtccctgggcatcctgctctatgagctgctctgtgggcaccTTCCTTTCCACACCAACGAGGACATCGTCCGGGGCCAGCTCTTCTTCCCACCCCGGGTGTCTCAAG agtgccagcacctcatcagGTGGTGTTTATGCATGGAGCCCACAGACAGGCCAGCACTGGCAGACCTTTTTGAGcattcttggctgcaggagccctgcctggcccaggagacagcagagatgcctccctgtgcacaggaggatccaggagcccagcaagcagcagcggcACGCGTCTCGTGGCGCTGGAAGAAAACCCCGGAGCGTTTCCCTGCGGCCGCGGCGCGGAGGAGAGAGCGCAgccgaggagatgctgcttccgCTGGTCCCCGcgagctgtggagggagcggCTCCGTGCTGCCCTTCCCATTGGAGAAGTGGTGGCAGTGCGGTGA